One genomic window of Spirochaetae bacterium HGW-Spirochaetae-1 includes the following:
- a CDS encoding phage tail tape measure protein produces MASKFSLEAILAMTDKMTGPMRRAAGNVATFSRQMQSKFRSLDQHIQRVNNRINRMAKSTIATGLAASLALGVGLAAREYVQFDDAIYGATARFKAAEKPGTDMAKVMENLREAARKTGAETQFTATLAAQGLDKFALAGFTSSEAIAVLKSQVDLATVTGEDFMRVADISSDLLGGFGGSALESSKKIAMLKEMNALLAVGTLSANVTMEDLFETLKMVAPIATQAGKGMADTIATVSVLGSAGIKGSVAATALKNVFLNLSAPTDAVHSALAKLGLTQKDLIDSTGKLKSTVDIFGLIGNGMEKLTKVEQSAVFKDLFGLRGIAGGAVIAQNINQIREQLIRMGKDPQQVMEQTAAMMRQSLGNRIKILASAATEMGFRFFEAFDGDARDGLDSLTESINKFDMKPIVQTVKLILVVVRELFRILGPSLPILLGVVAAVKAWVIAQAALNFLLAANPVGLTIAAVVALGIAIKDLVDNWDLYSLNFKLKLHEILLGWQAIKYQVLDVMATLGMMDKAVAQGAFKEFGMSLIESDIMTAQRALLMKKKGLDPGEVTLRSTGRKFFSSPESMKSETTTNNNTTLDVNINGAPKGSTAKASGRPAPGLTLNYGVN; encoded by the coding sequence ATGGCAAGCAAGTTCTCACTCGAAGCAATACTCGCAATGACCGACAAAATGACCGGTCCGATGCGTCGTGCAGCTGGCAATGTTGCGACATTTTCCCGCCAGATGCAAAGCAAATTTCGGTCCCTCGATCAACATATTCAGCGGGTAAATAATCGTATAAACCGTATGGCGAAATCGACTATTGCTACAGGCCTGGCAGCTTCTCTTGCCCTGGGTGTCGGTCTCGCAGCACGAGAGTATGTTCAATTTGACGATGCGATCTATGGAGCCACGGCCCGATTCAAGGCGGCAGAAAAACCGGGAACCGACATGGCGAAAGTCATGGAGAATTTACGGGAGGCCGCCAGAAAAACAGGAGCCGAGACTCAGTTCACGGCCACACTTGCAGCACAGGGGCTTGATAAATTTGCTCTTGCCGGTTTCACCTCCTCAGAGGCCATCGCGGTACTGAAATCTCAGGTTGACCTCGCCACGGTAACAGGTGAGGACTTTATGCGCGTGGCGGACATCTCGTCTGACCTTCTCGGCGGTTTCGGTGGTTCCGCCTTGGAGTCATCGAAGAAAATTGCCATGCTTAAAGAGATGAACGCGCTTCTCGCCGTCGGTACGCTGTCGGCGAACGTGACCATGGAAGACCTCTTCGAGACGTTGAAAATGGTCGCCCCGATTGCCACACAGGCCGGAAAGGGTATGGCGGATACCATTGCCACCGTCTCTGTCCTCGGGTCCGCTGGTATTAAGGGAAGCGTGGCAGCCACGGCACTTAAAAACGTTTTTCTGAATCTTTCAGCCCCTACTGATGCAGTTCATTCGGCCCTTGCGAAGCTGGGCCTTACACAGAAAGACCTGATAGACTCCACCGGGAAACTGAAATCGACCGTTGATATCTTCGGCCTGATAGGTAACGGCATGGAGAAGCTCACGAAAGTTGAGCAGTCGGCAGTATTTAAAGACCTGTTTGGTCTCCGAGGGATCGCTGGCGGTGCTGTTATAGCACAGAACATAAACCAGATCAGAGAGCAGCTCATTCGTATGGGGAAAGACCCACAGCAGGTCATGGAGCAGACGGCGGCCATGATGCGGCAGTCTCTCGGTAATAGGATAAAGATTCTCGCCTCCGCTGCCACGGAAATGGGTTTCCGCTTTTTTGAGGCATTCGATGGAGATGCACGGGACGGACTCGACAGCTTGACCGAATCGATAAATAAATTTGATATGAAGCCGATCGTCCAGACGGTGAAGTTAATTCTTGTAGTAGTGCGCGAATTATTCCGCATTCTCGGCCCCTCGCTTCCGATCTTACTGGGAGTCGTCGCGGCTGTTAAGGCATGGGTAATTGCCCAGGCAGCGCTTAATTTTCTACTCGCAGCCAATCCGGTCGGTCTCACGATAGCTGCTGTAGTGGCTCTCGGCATTGCGATAAAAGACCTGGTCGATAACTGGGACTTGTATTCACTCAATTTTAAGCTCAAACTGCATGAGATTCTCCTTGGCTGGCAGGCTATCAAGTACCAGGTTCTCGATGTTATGGCTACTCTCGGCATGATGGATAAAGCCGTTGCGCAGGGGGCGTTTAAGGAGTTCGGGATGTCACTGATTGAGAGCGATATCATGACCGCACAGCGCGCCCTCCTGATGAAGAAAAAAGGGCTTGACCCCGGAGAGGTTACACTCAGGAGCACTGGAAGGAAGTTCTTTTCTTCCCCTGAGTCCATGAAGAGCGAGACTACCACGAACAACAACACGACGTTGGATGTCAATATCAACGGTGCACCGAAAGGCTCAACGGCGAAGGCCTCCGGTCGACCGGCTCCGGGCCTGACTCTCAACTATGGGGTGAACTGA